A single window of Desulfovibrio sp. UIB00 DNA harbors:
- a CDS encoding TonB family protein: MKKLSVLPGLCSGSTMASLTLHGGLIALALLLGGQASLPQEKVYRVSLAQMTASVQPAAPGLPDGGAAAPARAITPQEVIKSQEKQQPQPLNTRAQASEKMVSPVKKKNSASKSPQEAVQRAVQRAESVKPVKTAAAVQTPQQTAAEAPSGTGAEAQARGLADGKGAAGHGKNGAESGGAASPGVLHKLLGAIEQYKNYPKHARRTGAEGTAILLVQVGNDGKVTGSSLHRGSGHGVLDSATEQLGTRLAGLDTGVRGSSFSVRVPVEYSLH, from the coding sequence ATGAAAAAACTGTCAGTTTTGCCCGGCCTGTGTTCAGGATCAACCATGGCTTCGCTGACGTTGCACGGTGGCCTTATCGCCCTTGCCCTGCTGTTGGGTGGGCAGGCCTCTTTGCCGCAGGAAAAGGTCTATCGGGTGTCGCTTGCGCAGATGACAGCCAGCGTTCAACCCGCTGCCCCGGGCCTGCCGGATGGGGGCGCGGCAGCTCCGGCAAGGGCTATCACGCCGCAAGAGGTGATAAAGTCGCAGGAAAAGCAGCAGCCGCAACCCCTGAACACCAGGGCGCAGGCGTCTGAAAAAATGGTTTCGCCAGTCAAAAAAAAGAACAGCGCGAGCAAGTCCCCGCAAGAAGCAGTACAGCGGGCCGTGCAACGAGCCGAATCTGTCAAACCTGTGAAAACCGCCGCTGCCGTGCAGACGCCGCAGCAAACTGCCGCAGAGGCTCCCTCCGGCACTGGGGCTGAGGCGCAGGCCAGGGGCCTTGCAGACGGCAAGGGAGCTGCGGGGCATGGAAAAAACGGCGCGGAATCAGGCGGCGCAGCCAGCCCAGGCGTGCTGCACAAACTGCTGGGGGCCATAGAACAATATAAAAACTACCCCAAGCACGCACGGCGCACCGGAGCCGAGGGCACAGCCATTCTGCTGGTACAGGTGGGCAATGATGGCAAGGTCACTGGCTCCTCGCTGCACAGGGGCAGCGGCCACGGTGTGCTGGATTCGGCTACGGAACAGTTGGGTACAAGGCTTGCAGGTCTGGATACCGGAGTTCGCGGCAGCAGCTTTAGCGTGCGGGTACCTGTGGAATACTCGCTCCATTAG